From the genome of Cydia pomonella isolate Wapato2018A chromosome 1, ilCydPomo1, whole genome shotgun sequence:
GCTTTTGAGCGCTTCAGTTAACACAACGCTTCTCATGCGGAAGTTATCACGTCTTTGAGAGAGAAGACTGGAGGATTCATTCTGTTTTTCTTCGTCCGTCTTATTGTCTTTAATCTCTTTTTCTGTTGAGTTCTGAGCGCTTAGACCTTTCATGGAGTCCGCATCAGCTTCTTCTTCCACACTGTACACTGTTTCTAAGATCTCAGGACGCCGTAGGAAGCCATTAGAACGGCGGATGATACTGTATTTTAAATTAGGATCGATAGCGTCTGAGATGGATCGTACGATGGTGACAGAGTCAGAATTTCTGAAGCGTGGAACGTGTGCGAGATTACTACAGTCTGAATCGACGTCTTCCATGATGACGGCTGAATCAGAATCGTTGAGACTATCGAAATCGGCGATTTGTGAGTCTTGGAGCATTTCTCTAAAGTCCGGGATCGCTTGTGTTGGTTCTATTCCATTTTCTAGTAGTTTCACTTGCAAGGCTTCTATGGCTTTCTGTTGTTTGGCTATGATGGACTCTCTGACGGCGATGATGTTGGAGATTTCCTTCTGTTTTCGGACCAGGCGTGATTCGAAAAGGAGGAGCTGGCTGGAGAGGGATTTGAGCTGGTTGGCTTTCTCTATTTGGAGACGGGAGACGAGGTCTTCTTGGATGCGATGGGCGCGCCGCCAGGTTAGGAGCTGGTGGGCTTGAGCGCGATACTTCATTCTTAGGTCTctgtaaagaaaaatatgttaattaGAACTAGGACCCGGAATTTTATTGCAAGCTATAATTACGAGTAGTTATAGCTTGCATGCAGCACGGGGAGTGTTTTTAGCTTGGAATTTTAACGCAAGCTAAAAACACTCCCCGTTTTTGATCGTTGATTTGAGGCTTGAGAAAGTATTTTCCataaaattttagatttaaatgccAGATAAGTTCACCAAGTCTCGCCTGGCATCCTGAAAGAGGCTGTCTACATATCTATTCTTCGTGCGAAGGTTTAAAGTTACCATATTGTCATGTAGGTTTAGATGGCCTAGATGACAATATGGTGGATgagtgtcatccacgatgacgcgtagatttgtcagatctaacctttaatacaatgacaatacgagtcagggtacgcgtcgtcgtgaatgacataATCTATAATCACGTGATTTtttgtagcatctgtcatcctgaTATATACTTTGCTTTCCTCTGGCGTTAGTCGTCGGAGACGTCAAAGTATGTTAACTTGTGAagttaacagcgccatctatctgaCCCTTTATATACTTAATCGAACCCTAGATGGCTTATCGATAATCGATACGCATCTGATAACGGTATATAGTTCCCTATACAGTCCATAGGTAGCGTTgtaatcaaaaaataatttattcaggcTGGTGAATTTAGATGGACttattttactttccaaatATACTCGATACGAAGCACACGTTGTTTGTGTCCGACCTCCTCAAGATCCTCCGACATTTAGGGTAACAGTATGTTACCTAATGGTCCTCCGGGCCTCCTCCAGCGTTGTGGCCTCAACGGGATCCGTAAGGGAAGCCGCTAGAGACACGTCGGGCTCCGTCGGGCTGTTGAGGGCCGACTCGCTCCGACTGTGGACAAATAGAGATGCTTCTTAATATAGAGATAGAGATATCACCTTCTGCCCGAGACTTTGTCTGCGTGGATTATGgtaattgataaaaactacccATCATACCTTCCCCGGGCcttaaactatctccataccgaatttcatctaaatggtttaagcatgaaaaggtaacACATAGACAGAGAGCtactttcaatttatttatttgtaaccaAGTACACAACACATACAACACAAAAATAAGCATCTCTTTAAAAAGGCAGCTGACCTGAACCAGCATTCTCGTAGAGATCCTAACAGGCTCGTATGAGAAGTCACTCCAAAACTAGCACTCTATAGGAAAAGCTATTTAACAAAATGCCTGATCACCTTAAAGAATTGAATGCCAATAAAGCACTAAAACCTCTATAAATGGCTAATTGAAAAAAACTTGTATACtattaataacattttaaattgatggtTCCTTCTAATTAATTGTTCTTAGTTTTAGTATTGACGTTTGAATTATGTTGTATACCTATAGCTgtctattttgttttgtatgtccTAGAGTTTAAGGTGTAAATTTGCATGCTACTATGTAGTTATCGTGTGTTACCTAATAACAAAAGTATAAGCAccattgcaaataaataaataaatgaaatgctaGGTGTATGTGTACAGTACGTGGAGCCTGATAGGGTGCAGCAAAACCTTTACTTAACCTTAACTTTCGcattatattattactattattaggtatttatctcaatgtaaaattaatggtacatacaattatataaaatagctacttatattaaaattaaaaactaatctaaattaaaatatatctaaataaggcccccgcggcattgcgccaaagatgctggcagcatttcctcgctgaatggcaatacttatgcgctgcgGGAGAAAGCTgtcagctctctggtcacctGTAGAATCTATGAGCCTTTTACTTATTTCCTTGCATAGTACCTTGGCGCTTGGACCCCACTAGTGTCTCGACTCAAAATGCCACAAAGTGGTATTGGGGGCCGAAACCTcgatatttggatttttttttggtttctgCCGCCTCGGCAGCTGCCCCAGCCCTGGTCGAAGTTCTTGGcagatgggacggtgccagtgtatcgacgcatgtggcgtcccagaCTAGCACTCGACCCATCTTCCATGGGACCAGGGTCATACCGTCCGGAATCTTGCCGTTAGGTATTggagattttaaatttttacattacattaactgTTTAAAGTGGGAAATCGCGGCACTaatattaattatcaattttatttgtaacagctttttttatactatgtggacCACACGTGGCTGATATAAGGTAAATCAATAACTTTGCATACCGCCAAATGGCAGCAAAGCGTAAATCCAAATATTCCAAATTAATTCACATGTTTGAGCACTTTGAGGATGATTTCATTAAATGTCTGGAATTTCAAATGAGGTTGTCACTGGATTCTCAGGCGTAATGAGATGGTACTGCAGACCAATATGTCACAGATTAAACAATGACGTACGAGATATGCCACTGTCTAAAAACAAGTTCCCGGATATTTCACGGTGTGCAATGTGATCGCT
Proteins encoded in this window:
- the LOC133524859 gene encoding uncharacterized protein LOC133524859, which codes for MDSESRSESALNSPTEPDVSLAASLTDPVEATTLEEARRTIRDLRMKYRAQAHQLLTWRRAHRIQEDLVSRLQIEKANQLKSLSSQLLLFESRLVRKQKEISNIIAVRESIIAKQQKAIEALQVKLLENGIEPTQAIPDFREMLQDSQIADFDSLNDSDSAVIMEDVDSDCSNLAHVPRFRNSDSVTIVRSISDAIDPNLKYSIIRRSNGFLRRPEILETVYSVEEEADADSMKGLSAQNSTEKEIKDNKTDEEKQNESSSLLSQRRDNFRMRSVVLTEALKSIDDDKKNETWAYSYVPKKTASDDEATESDEETERNPVVTYNRVMSNHRNVTKPKDVKYKRINKAKSKSLEELRGRLKNWVDKRNKFANLTLEHAQSYA